The Medicago truncatula cultivar Jemalong A17 chromosome 4, MtrunA17r5.0-ANR, whole genome shotgun sequence genome includes a region encoding these proteins:
- the LOC25490619 gene encoding probable protein phosphatase 2C 60, producing the protein MAATSPIRSYSVAAMLAPRPVLTKRNHFRGYTWQIWLLWTLKEHGVINLNHAAYTDLDKSTSFSGVYDGHEGDIGTSLQQAFLRVDEMMRGQRGWRELSILGDKINKFSGMIEGLIWSPRSSKGINRVDDWAFEEGPHSDFAGPTSGSTACVAVIRNNQVVVSNAGDSRCVISRKGQM; encoded by the exons ATGGCAGCAACCTCGCCGATAAGAAGTTATTCCGTCGCCGCCATGCTTGCACCTCGTCCCGTTCTCACAAAAAGAAATCACTTCCGAGGCTATACATGGCAAA TTTGGCTGCTATGGACACTAAAAGAACATGGTGTGATTAACCTCAATCATGCTGCATATACTGATCTGGACAAGTCTACTTCATTTTCTGGTGTTTATGATGGTCATGAAGGAGATATAGGAACATCTCTTCAACAAGCTTTTCTAAGAGTGGATGAGATGATGCGTGGTCAAAGAGGATGGAGGGAGCTATCGATCTTGGGAGATAAGATAAACAAGTTCAGTGGGATGATAGAAGGGTTGATTTGGTCTCCACGAAGCAGCAAGGGTATTAACCGAGTTGATGATTGGGCCTTTGAGGAGGGACCTCATTCTGATTTTGCTGGACCAACTTCAGGAAGCACAGCCTGTGTTGCAGTTATTAGAAACAACCAAGTTGTTGTTTCAAATGCTGGTGATTCCCGTTGTGTAATATCTCGGAAGGGCCAG ATGTAG